A genomic window from Fibrobacterota bacterium includes:
- a CDS encoding acyl-CoA carboxylase subunit beta — MAIDKALLEELAERRAKVLAGGGKDKLEARRAKGLMTARDRVETLFEANTFQEFGAHVHHHAHDFGLSGKFMAADAVITGIGYVDGRPVSVVSQDFTVAGGSLGKMHAQKICDLMDYAMQGGMPIVVVNDSGGARIQEGVDSLSGYGQVFHHNVEASGLVPQISVIAGPCAGGAAYSPALMDFLIMIRGQANMFICGPDVIKAVTGQVCTMEDIGSADAHGSVSGNIHFIADSDEHAIQLTQELLSYLPSNNLDDPPHKPTARISMSPDLGMNDLVPQDAKAPLDVYKVIERLVDDGHLFEVQKDWARNIVIGFARIEGVVVGIVANQPMVKAGTLDIDASDKSARFIRFLNAFNIPIVTLVDVPGFLPGVQQERGGIIRHGAKMLFAYASATVPKITLILRKAYGGAYLAMCSKDMGADMVFAWPTAEIAVMGADGAVNVLFGKEIKASADPKAKAAELVSQYRDKFASPWQAAENNMITDVIEPAMSRATVALALRNTLSKRETRPPKKHGNIPL; from the coding sequence ATGGCAATTGACAAGGCTCTGCTCGAAGAACTTGCCGAACGACGCGCCAAGGTTTTGGCCGGCGGCGGCAAGGACAAGCTCGAAGCTCGTCGCGCAAAAGGTTTGATGACCGCTCGCGACCGCGTGGAAACCCTCTTCGAGGCCAACACGTTCCAGGAATTCGGCGCGCATGTCCATCACCACGCCCACGACTTCGGTCTGTCCGGCAAGTTCATGGCCGCCGATGCCGTGATCACCGGCATCGGTTACGTGGACGGACGTCCCGTCTCCGTGGTCAGCCAAGACTTCACGGTGGCTGGCGGCAGCTTGGGCAAGATGCACGCCCAGAAGATCTGCGACCTCATGGACTACGCCATGCAGGGCGGCATGCCCATCGTCGTGGTCAACGACTCGGGTGGCGCGCGCATCCAAGAGGGTGTGGATTCCCTCTCCGGATACGGCCAGGTGTTCCACCACAACGTCGAGGCTTCGGGCTTGGTTCCGCAGATCTCGGTCATCGCCGGTCCTTGCGCCGGTGGTGCGGCCTACTCGCCCGCCTTGATGGACTTCCTCATCATGATTCGCGGCCAGGCCAACATGTTCATCTGCGGCCCGGACGTGATCAAGGCGGTCACCGGCCAGGTCTGTACCATGGAAGACATCGGTTCGGCCGACGCCCATGGCTCGGTGTCCGGCAACATCCACTTCATCGCCGACTCCGATGAACACGCCATCCAGCTGACGCAGGAGCTTTTGTCCTACCTGCCGTCCAACAACCTGGACGATCCTCCGCACAAGCCCACCGCGCGCATCTCGATGTCGCCGGACCTGGGCATGAACGATCTGGTGCCCCAAGACGCCAAGGCGCCGTTGGATGTGTACAAGGTCATCGAGCGCTTGGTGGACGACGGCCATCTGTTCGAAGTCCAGAAGGACTGGGCGCGCAACATCGTGATCGGCTTCGCCCGCATCGAAGGTGTTGTGGTCGGCATCGTCGCCAACCAGCCGATGGTGAAGGCCGGAACGCTGGACATCGACGCTTCGGACAAGTCGGCGCGGTTCATCCGCTTCCTCAACGCATTCAACATCCCCATCGTCACCTTGGTGGACGTGCCAGGCTTCCTGCCGGGCGTCCAGCAGGAACGCGGCGGCATCATCCGCCACGGTGCGAAGATGTTGTTCGCCTACGCTTCGGCCACCGTGCCCAAGATCACCCTGATCCTGCGCAAGGCCTACGGCGGCGCGTACCTGGCGATGTGCTCCAAGGACATGGGCGCCGACATGGTCTTCGCCTGGCCCACCGCCGAAATCGCGGTCATGGGCGCGGACGGCGCGGTCAACGTGCTGTTCGGCAAAGAGATCAAGGCTTCTGCCGACCCGAAGGCCAAGGCGGCGGAACTGGTCAGCCAGTACCGCGACAAGTTCGCCTCCCCCTGGCAGGCGGCGGAAAACAACATGATCACCGATGTCATCGAGCCGGCCATGAGCCGCGCCACGGTGGCGTTGGCCTTGCGGAACACGCTGTCCAAGCGCGAAACCCGCCCCCCCAAGAAGCACGGAAACATTCCGCTGTAA
- a CDS encoding biotin/lipoyl-binding protein gives MKKLRITVEGKTYEVVVETIDDTSTGAARVAPRAAVAAPAAVASAPAPVAKPAAGGSAASVRSQLAGRIVSVDVKEGDAVKAGQQMLVLEAMKMNTPVTAPKDGKVAKIHVAAGDTVEEGQALLDVE, from the coding sequence GTGAAAAAGCTCAGAATCACAGTCGAAGGCAAAACCTACGAAGTCGTCGTCGAAACCATCGACGACACCTCCACCGGAGCCGCTCGTGTGGCTCCTCGCGCCGCTGTGGCCGCACCTGCCGCCGTGGCCTCGGCCCCGGCGCCCGTCGCCAAACCCGCCGCGGGCGGATCGGCCGCATCGGTCCGTTCCCAGTTGGCCGGACGCATCGTCTCGGTCGATGTCAAGGAAGGGGATGCCGTCAAAGCCGGCCAGCAGATGCTGGTGCTGGAAGCCATGAAGATGAACACTCCGGTGACCGCGCCCAAGGACGGCAAGGTCGCCAAGATCCATGTCGCCGCCGGCGACACGGTGGAAGAGGGCCAGGCTCTCTTGGACGTGGAGTGA
- the mce gene encoding methylmalonyl-CoA epimerase produces the protein MISKIDHLGIAVKSLDEAIPLWEKMLGVKCELIEEVPSQKVRTAFLKVGEVYIELLEATSEESAIAKYIEKNGEGVQHVAFQTTDLVAELAKSKEDGLRLIDEAPRPGAGGMNIAFLHPKSTRGVLTEFCAPNK, from the coding sequence ATGATTAGCAAGATCGACCACCTTGGTATTGCGGTGAAGAGCCTGGACGAGGCCATCCCCTTGTGGGAAAAAATGCTCGGCGTCAAGTGCGAACTCATCGAGGAAGTCCCTTCCCAGAAGGTCCGCACGGCCTTTCTGAAGGTGGGTGAGGTGTATATCGAGCTTCTGGAGGCCACCTCCGAAGAAAGCGCGATCGCCAAATACATCGAAAAGAACGGTGAGGGTGTGCAGCACGTCGCCTTCCAGACCACGGACTTGGTCGCCGAATTGGCCAAATCCAAGGAAGACGGCCTGCGCCTCATCGACGAAGCCCCGCGCCCAGGCGCTGGTGGCATGAACATCGCCTTTTTGCATCCAAAGTCCACGCGCGGCGTCCTCACGGAATTCTGCGCCCCCAACAAGTAA
- a CDS encoding DEAD/DEAH box helicase, with amino-acid sequence METIPTTTVGFDKLPIPATLAAHVAERGIINPTPVQEAVISKMVPELGQLLEGDLLAQARTGSGKTLAFLLPVAGALDSGTITRAWIVCPTRELAQQVAREAAWLLGEACVATLVGGAPFGPQLRELRGQPPVVVGTPGRMADHLRQETLEVECDVLILDEADRMLDLGFKEELDQVVGAAGEDSARWFFSATYEGRVQAAAGDWLRTPTQIRLDAGKGSSHVPQSYVIAPYARREEALGRLVDMLEPTRAIVFVRTRVEVEQVVQGLLRHGIHAEGLSGDLAQVARERALSRFREGRVTLLVATDVAARGLDVPGISHVFNLGLPDDLSNFVHRVGRTARAGAEGEAWSVLAPQERGRFLSISRQSEYKPEQRQVPTSRELTDKRRERLAQRVMESLGEGLELPESFKPLIEEHGAEAVLAAMVHKLVPEPPPEEPRRPQPRPEYHERGAGDRPERPRPAHRGREGVWLALSLGTEDGIEVRNLIPFVCRAADIPSSELGRIEMMPRLSLVETTPEAAELLLKLKLKWQRRPVRIREAEPPKRL; translated from the coding sequence ATGGAAACCATACCGACAACTACCGTCGGATTCGACAAACTGCCGATTCCCGCCACTCTCGCCGCCCACGTCGCCGAGCGCGGGATCATCAATCCCACCCCTGTTCAGGAAGCCGTCATCTCCAAGATGGTCCCCGAGCTGGGACAACTTTTGGAAGGGGACCTCCTGGCCCAAGCTCGGACAGGTTCCGGCAAGACGCTCGCGTTCTTGCTGCCCGTCGCGGGCGCCCTCGATTCCGGAACCATCACCCGAGCCTGGATCGTCTGCCCCACCCGCGAGCTTGCCCAGCAAGTGGCTCGCGAGGCGGCGTGGCTTCTGGGCGAGGCCTGCGTGGCCACCCTCGTGGGCGGAGCACCGTTCGGGCCCCAGCTGCGCGAACTGCGCGGCCAGCCCCCTGTGGTGGTTGGAACCCCCGGCCGCATGGCCGACCACCTTCGACAGGAAACGCTCGAAGTCGAATGCGATGTGCTGATCCTGGACGAAGCCGACCGCATGTTGGATCTGGGCTTCAAGGAAGAGCTGGATCAGGTGGTGGGCGCCGCGGGCGAAGATTCCGCCCGATGGTTCTTCTCCGCCACCTACGAAGGGCGCGTTCAGGCCGCCGCCGGCGACTGGCTGCGCACTCCCACCCAGATCCGTCTGGACGCGGGCAAGGGCTCCAGCCACGTTCCGCAAAGCTATGTGATCGCCCCCTACGCGCGCCGCGAAGAGGCGTTGGGACGATTGGTCGACATGCTGGAACCCACGCGGGCGATCGTGTTCGTGCGCACCCGTGTGGAAGTGGAACAGGTGGTCCAAGGGCTCTTGCGCCACGGGATCCACGCCGAAGGCCTTTCCGGCGATCTGGCCCAGGTCGCGCGCGAACGGGCGCTTTCACGCTTCCGCGAAGGTCGCGTCACCTTGTTGGTGGCCACCGACGTGGCGGCGCGCGGATTGGACGTCCCCGGCATCAGCCACGTGTTCAACCTCGGTCTGCCGGACGACCTGTCGAATTTCGTCCATCGCGTGGGCCGCACCGCCCGCGCCGGCGCCGAAGGCGAAGCCTGGAGCGTGCTGGCCCCGCAGGAGCGCGGACGTTTTCTGTCCATCAGCCGCCAGTCCGAGTACAAGCCCGAACAGCGACAAGTTCCGACCAGCCGCGAACTGACCGACAAGCGCCGCGAACGCCTGGCCCAGCGCGTGATGGAAAGCCTCGGCGAAGGACTGGAGCTTCCGGAAAGCTTCAAGCCCCTGATCGAAGAACACGGCGCCGAAGCCGTGTTGGCCGCCATGGTCCACAAGCTGGTGCCCGAGCCCCCTCCGGAAGAGCCGCGCCGTCCGCAGCCGCGTCCCGAATACCACGAACGCGGCGCTGGCGATCGCCCCGAACGTCCGCGCCCCGCCCACCGTGGTCGCGAAGGGGTCTGGCTCGCCTTGAGCCTGGGCACCGAAGACGGCATCGAGGTGCGCAACCTCATTCCGTTCGTGTGCCGCGCCGCCGACATCCCCAGCTCCGAGCTGGGACGCATCGAGATGATGCCTCGTCTGTCGCTGGTGGAAACCACGCCGGAAGCCGCCGAGCTCTTGTTGAAACTCAAGTTGAAGTGGCAGCGACGGCCCGTGCGCATCCGCGAAGCGGAGCCTCCCAAGCGCCTGTAG
- a CDS encoding aminotransferase class V-fold PLP-dependent enzyme, protein MIFLDHNAGSPLHPQVASFLAELVGSGLWSNPSSPHGHGREARELIERARELVARSVAQPSSRITFFSGASEANAASIAHWLSLAGSRRTILASAVEHPSVRENLLAWEARGFRVRWAPVDRSGAMDPRWITDSLDDDICLCVCMSANNETGRRLPWTAWADACVARGIPLHVDATQSWLREDLPLGRITRGSACWSGHKMGGLSGAGALWLSDTTGFHGLWEGGSQERGRRAGTESTLSVASLGEVAQVWMEDPAAKDPWSAWRERIWDSIEDLAGVERTSLPEHTLANTLHIRTSRRAETLVQRLDLAGVAVSAGSACASGSLRPSPVLVAMGWTEEEATRALRISVGHAVDQAQVVEACSILAATLNR, encoded by the coding sequence GTGATCTTCCTGGACCACAACGCGGGTTCCCCCTTGCACCCGCAAGTTGCTTCGTTTCTGGCGGAACTGGTGGGAAGCGGCCTCTGGTCGAATCCATCCAGTCCGCACGGCCATGGGCGCGAAGCCCGGGAGCTGATCGAGCGTGCCCGGGAGCTGGTCGCCCGTTCCGTGGCCCAACCTTCCAGCCGGATCACGTTCTTCTCCGGTGCCAGCGAGGCCAATGCCGCTTCGATCGCCCATTGGCTCTCTCTGGCCGGATCGCGCCGGACCATCCTGGCCTCGGCGGTGGAACATCCGTCGGTCCGGGAAAACCTGCTGGCTTGGGAGGCGCGAGGGTTTCGCGTGCGGTGGGCTCCGGTGGATCGGTCCGGGGCGATGGATCCCCGATGGATCACGGATTCGCTGGATGACGATATTTGTCTTTGCGTGTGCATGAGCGCCAACAACGAGACCGGAAGACGATTGCCCTGGACCGCTTGGGCCGACGCCTGCGTCGCTCGTGGGATACCGCTGCACGTGGACGCCACCCAGAGCTGGTTGCGCGAAGACCTGCCGCTGGGCCGCATCACGCGCGGCTCCGCCTGCTGGTCCGGCCACAAGATGGGTGGCCTTTCCGGGGCGGGTGCGCTGTGGCTTTCCGACACCACCGGGTTCCACGGGTTGTGGGAGGGCGGCTCGCAGGAGCGGGGGCGACGCGCTGGAACCGAATCGACACTTTCTGTCGCAAGCCTCGGCGAGGTGGCGCAGGTGTGGATGGAAGACCCGGCAGCCAAGGATCCATGGTCCGCCTGGCGCGAGCGGATCTGGGACTCCATCGAGGATCTTGCTGGCGTGGAGCGCACATCGCTTCCTGAGCACACCCTCGCCAACACGCTGCACATCCGCACCTCGCGGCGTGCGGAAACCCTGGTCCAACGGCTCGATCTCGCGGGAGTGGCTGTATCTGCGGGGAGCGCTTGCGCGTCGGGATCGCTGCGGCCTTCGCCGGTGCTGGTGGCCATGGGCTGGACGGAAGAGGAAGCCACCAGAGCCTTGAGGATTTCGGTGGGGCATGCGGTGGATCAGGCTCAGGTGGTGGAAGCGTGTTCGATCCTCGCGGCAACCCTGAACCGCTGA
- the scpA gene encoding methylmalonyl-CoA mutase, whose translation MSIDFTKLSYKKDAPAKVDFDTWKASVEAKTGKKLSDLMWDTMEQIQVKPLYGPEDVEGLEHVKYTSGIPPFLRGPYTTMYVNKPWTVRQYAGFSTAEESNAFYKRNLAAGQKGLSVAFDLATHRGYDSDHPRVVGDVGKAGVAIDSILDMKILFDGIPLDQMSVSMTMNGAVLPILAFYVVTAEEQGVSQDKLTGTIQNDILKEYMVRNTYIYPPEGSMRSIADIFEYTSKFMPKFNSISISGYHMQEAGATADIEMAYTLADGLEYVRTGMKAGIDVDAFAPRLSFFWAEGMNYFMEVAKLRAARLLWAKMIKQFNPKSNKSMALRTHSQTSGWSLTEQDPFNNVARTCIEAMSAALGHTQSLHTNALDEAIALPTDFSARIARNTQLFLQDETGICKIVDPWGGSYYVEALTNELMHRAWKLIEEVEELGGMSKAIETGLPKMRIEEAAARRQARIDSGKEVIVGVNKFRLEQEDALEILDVDNAAVRESQIKRLAKLRAERDESKVQAALANLTKAASGEIQGNLLALSIEAARVRASLGEISFALEKVWGRHKAVIRSISGVYSSEFGEADEVANVRKATDAFEKAQGRRPRIMIAKMGQDGHDRGAKVVATAYADLGFDVDIGPLFQTPEETARQAVENDVHVVGMSSLAAGHKTLLPQLRDELAKLGRPDIMIICGGVIPAQDYDFLLKNGAAAIFGPGTVIPVAAQKMIDELNKRLA comes from the coding sequence ATGAGCATCGACTTCACCAAGCTTTCCTACAAGAAGGACGCTCCCGCCAAGGTCGATTTCGACACTTGGAAGGCGTCCGTGGAAGCCAAGACCGGTAAGAAATTGTCCGATCTGATGTGGGACACCATGGAGCAGATCCAGGTCAAGCCCCTCTACGGACCCGAGGACGTCGAAGGTCTGGAACACGTCAAGTACACGTCGGGCATCCCGCCGTTCTTGCGCGGACCGTACACGACCATGTACGTGAACAAGCCCTGGACCGTGCGCCAGTACGCGGGCTTTTCCACCGCCGAGGAGTCCAACGCCTTCTACAAGCGCAACCTGGCCGCCGGCCAGAAGGGCTTGTCGGTCGCGTTCGACCTGGCCACCCACCGCGGCTACGACTCCGACCACCCTCGCGTGGTGGGAGACGTCGGCAAGGCCGGTGTGGCGATCGACTCGATCCTCGACATGAAGATCCTGTTCGACGGCATCCCGTTGGACCAGATGTCGGTGTCCATGACCATGAACGGCGCGGTTCTTCCGATCCTCGCCTTCTACGTGGTCACGGCCGAAGAACAAGGTGTTTCCCAGGACAAGCTCACGGGAACCATCCAAAACGACATCCTCAAGGAGTACATGGTTCGCAACACGTACATCTATCCTCCCGAAGGATCGATGCGCTCCATTGCGGACATCTTCGAGTACACCTCGAAGTTCATGCCCAAGTTCAACTCGATCTCGATTTCCGGCTACCACATGCAGGAAGCCGGCGCCACCGCCGACATCGAGATGGCCTACACGCTGGCCGACGGACTGGAATACGTCCGCACCGGCATGAAGGCGGGAATCGACGTCGATGCGTTCGCGCCTCGCTTGTCGTTCTTCTGGGCCGAAGGCATGAACTACTTCATGGAAGTCGCCAAGCTCCGCGCCGCGCGTCTTCTGTGGGCCAAGATGATCAAGCAGTTCAATCCCAAGTCCAACAAGTCCATGGCTCTGCGCACGCACTCGCAGACCTCGGGCTGGTCGCTCACCGAGCAGGACCCGTTCAACAACGTCGCGCGCACTTGCATCGAGGCGATGTCCGCCGCGCTGGGCCACACCCAGTCGCTGCACACCAACGCCCTGGACGAGGCGATCGCGTTGCCCACGGACTTTTCCGCCCGCATCGCGCGCAACACCCAGCTCTTCCTCCAGGACGAGACCGGCATCTGCAAGATCGTCGATCCGTGGGGCGGCTCCTACTACGTGGAAGCGCTGACCAACGAACTGATGCACCGCGCCTGGAAGCTCATCGAGGAAGTGGAAGAGCTCGGCGGCATGTCCAAGGCCATCGAGACCGGCCTTCCCAAGATGCGCATCGAAGAGGCGGCCGCGCGTCGCCAGGCGCGCATCGACTCGGGCAAGGAAGTCATCGTCGGAGTGAACAAATTCCGTCTGGAGCAGGAAGACGCCCTGGAAATCCTGGACGTCGACAACGCCGCGGTTCGCGAGTCCCAGATCAAGCGTCTGGCCAAGCTGCGTGCCGAGCGCGACGAATCCAAGGTCCAGGCCGCGTTGGCGAACCTGACCAAGGCCGCTTCCGGCGAGATCCAGGGCAACCTCCTGGCGCTCTCCATCGAGGCCGCTCGCGTGCGCGCTTCCTTGGGCGAAATTTCCTTCGCTCTGGAAAAGGTCTGGGGGAGGCACAAAGCCGTGATCCGTTCCATCTCCGGTGTGTACAGCTCCGAGTTCGGCGAAGCCGACGAAGTCGCCAATGTCCGCAAGGCCACCGACGCGTTCGAGAAGGCGCAGGGACGTCGTCCCCGCATCATGATCGCCAAGATGGGCCAGGACGGCCACGACCGCGGCGCCAAGGTGGTGGCCACGGCCTACGCCGACCTCGGCTTCGACGTGGACATCGGGCCCTTGTTCCAGACGCCGGAAGAAACCGCCCGTCAGGCGGTGGAAAACGACGTGCACGTGGTGGGAATGTCTTCGCTGGCCGCCGGCCACAAGACTCTTCTTCCGCAGTTGCGCGACGAGCTGGCCAAGCTGGGACGTCCCGACATCATGATCATCTGCGGCGGCGTGATTCCCGCCCAGGACTACGACTTCCTCCTGAAGAACGGCGCCGCCGCCATCTTCGGACCTGGAACCGTGATCCCGGTGGCCGCGCAGAAGATGATTGATGAGCTGAACAAGCGCCTGGCCTGA
- a CDS encoding alpha/beta hydrolase — protein sequence MVIETDPGLAGKTIYRPSDLGPGKKYPILVWGNGACARNSTETADYYAEIASHGYIVINEGTPGGKESYDMGAGLGTLGGYLIKGFDWALQQNGKPCSRFYQSLDTMVGSFGWSCGGLMAYGASLDPRVDATIIMSSGLLSPDQATLNKLHAPIAYAIGGPDDMAYPNGLRDFNGIAHLPTVFANVPSAGHGGTYWADNGGEFAKFAVAWFNWFLKADTGATGRQKFIGNTCGFCSGQWSSMQTKKLP from the coding sequence GTGGTGATCGAGACCGATCCCGGCCTCGCGGGCAAAACCATCTATCGGCCCAGCGACCTCGGCCCTGGCAAAAAATATCCGATCCTGGTGTGGGGCAATGGAGCCTGCGCGCGCAACTCCACCGAAACGGCCGACTATTACGCGGAGATCGCATCGCACGGATACATCGTGATCAACGAAGGCACCCCTGGCGGCAAGGAATCCTACGACATGGGGGCCGGCTTGGGAACCCTTGGAGGATACCTCATCAAGGGCTTCGACTGGGCCCTCCAGCAAAACGGAAAACCCTGCAGCCGCTTCTACCAGAGCCTGGACACCATGGTGGGATCGTTCGGATGGTCTTGCGGCGGTCTCATGGCCTACGGCGCCTCGTTGGACCCACGCGTGGACGCCACGATCATCATGAGCAGCGGCCTGCTGAGCCCGGACCAGGCAACGCTCAACAAGCTCCACGCGCCCATCGCCTACGCCATCGGTGGCCCGGACGACATGGCCTACCCCAACGGTCTGCGCGACTTCAACGGGATCGCCCACCTGCCCACCGTGTTCGCCAACGTGCCCAGTGCGGGCCATGGCGGCACCTATTGGGCCGACAACGGAGGAGAATTCGCCAAGTTCGCCGTGGCCTGGTTCAACTGGTTCCTCAAGGCGGACACCGGTGCGACAGGCCGTCAGAAGTTCATCGGCAATACCTGCGGGTTCTGCAGCGGGCAGTGGTCATCCATGCAAACCAAGAAGCTGCCCTGA
- a CDS encoding nucleoside 2-deoxyribosyltransferase domain-containing protein produces MKHIVCPARFDGNEPALFLAGGISGCPNWHDRLVDLLSSSDLTLLNPRRENFPIDDPSASRFQIQWEFEHLRKAQAISFWFPCETLCPITLYELGVWNMSDKPVFIGMHPDYGRRIDVEIQTSMVRPGLVPVYSLEDLAGQILAWEQTKNV; encoded by the coding sequence ATGAAGCACATCGTCTGTCCCGCTCGATTTGATGGAAATGAACCCGCGTTGTTCCTGGCTGGAGGCATCAGTGGGTGCCCCAATTGGCACGACCGATTGGTGGATCTGCTTTCCAGTTCCGACCTGACCTTGCTGAATCCGCGCCGCGAGAATTTCCCCATCGACGACCCCTCCGCCTCGCGGTTCCAGATCCAATGGGAGTTCGAGCACCTGCGCAAAGCCCAGGCCATCTCGTTTTGGTTTCCTTGCGAAACCCTCTGTCCCATCACGCTCTACGAACTGGGCGTGTGGAACATGTCGGACAAGCCCGTGTTCATCGGGATGCACCCCGACTACGGCCGCAGGATCGATGTGGAAATCCAGACTTCGATGGTGCGCCCCGGCCTGGTGCCGGTCTACTCCCTGGAAGATCTTGCGGGACAGATTCTGGCATGGGAGCAGACAAAAAACGTCTAA
- a CDS encoding acyl-CoA mutase large subunit family protein has translation MSDKPKLLSEFAEVPFEKWKAQVEAELKGVPYEKKLVSGTYEGITVQPIYNASDVAGLEHLKSKPGYGQLARGSSFEGYAAESWEVSQELPYPGPREFNQAARHDLSRGLTALNLNLDHATRAGIDPDSAIEGDVGKGGVSIATIKDLSVALEDIDLEKTSLFVRSGASGLPFAALLAALVKSRDLDIKKLRGCIEMDPLGVLAHEGTLPQSLDEAYREMAQLTVWAEREAPCLQTVCVHSRSFLEAGGSAVQELAFALSLGAEYIRELGKRGVAVDTVAPRMRFAFSVGPNFFMEIAKFRAARLLWSRIVEAFGGNMCSQSMSIHARTALWNKSKLDPYANMLRTTTESFSAVLGGVQSLQVTPFDEVFGLPDEFSRRIARNTQILLATEGQLRHVVDPAGGSWAVEWLTDQIAQKAWELFQAVEGKGGALASLQSGFIQAEIEKVCKAKETALATRKDVQVGVNQYANIGEKKIEGRKPDYAAIYKSRVVAVTEYRTAYDDVKHSKVLGKLSDLMGVTDEKLVSAAIEAVQTGATLGEITRVIRANDADRPSIQPLKLHRLSEPFEKLRDAADKHLTKTGWRPRVFLATMGPVSQHKGRGDFSRGFFEVGGFEVVYPNGFESVQEMVQAAVDSGSKVVTICSTDDTYPELVPQIVPALKAAIPGVTVVLAGYPADQIEAHKASGIDEFIHVRANLLQVLGGLQKKIGVQG, from the coding sequence ATGAGCGACAAACCAAAGCTGCTTTCGGAATTCGCCGAGGTTCCCTTCGAGAAGTGGAAGGCCCAGGTCGAAGCCGAACTGAAGGGCGTCCCCTACGAGAAGAAGCTCGTCTCGGGCACCTACGAAGGCATCACCGTCCAGCCCATCTACAACGCGTCGGACGTGGCCGGCCTGGAGCACCTGAAGTCCAAGCCCGGCTACGGCCAGCTCGCGCGCGGCTCCTCCTTCGAGGGCTACGCGGCGGAATCCTGGGAAGTCTCGCAGGAACTGCCCTATCCGGGGCCCCGCGAGTTCAACCAGGCGGCTAGACACGATTTGTCACGCGGCCTCACCGCGCTGAACCTGAACCTCGACCACGCCACGCGCGCCGGCATCGATCCGGATTCCGCGATCGAAGGCGACGTGGGCAAGGGCGGCGTCAGCATCGCGACCATCAAGGATCTTTCGGTCGCGTTGGAAGACATCGACCTGGAGAAGACCTCGCTGTTCGTCCGTTCGGGCGCATCGGGCCTTCCGTTCGCCGCGCTTCTGGCCGCCTTGGTCAAGAGCCGCGACCTGGACATCAAGAAGCTGCGCGGCTGCATCGAGATGGACCCGTTGGGCGTTCTGGCCCACGAAGGCACCCTTCCGCAGTCGCTGGACGAGGCCTATCGCGAAATGGCCCAGCTCACGGTGTGGGCCGAGCGCGAAGCGCCCTGCCTCCAGACAGTTTGTGTCCACTCGCGTTCCTTCCTCGAAGCCGGCGGCAGCGCCGTCCAAGAATTGGCGTTCGCCCTTTCACTGGGCGCCGAATACATCCGCGAACTGGGCAAGCGCGGCGTGGCGGTGGACACCGTCGCTCCCCGCATGCGCTTCGCGTTCAGCGTCGGCCCCAATTTCTTCATGGAAATCGCCAAGTTCCGCGCCGCGCGCCTCCTCTGGAGCCGCATCGTGGAGGCCTTCGGCGGCAACATGTGCTCGCAGAGCATGAGCATCCACGCCCGCACGGCGCTGTGGAACAAGTCCAAACTGGATCCGTACGCGAACATGCTCCGCACCACCACCGAGAGCTTCTCGGCGGTGCTCGGCGGCGTGCAGTCCCTGCAGGTGACTCCGTTCGACGAAGTGTTCGGTCTTCCCGACGAATTCTCCCGTCGCATCGCCCGCAACACCCAGATCCTGTTGGCCACCGAAGGCCAATTGCGCCACGTGGTGGATCCGGCCGGCGGATCGTGGGCCGTGGAATGGCTCACCGACCAGATCGCCCAGAAGGCATGGGAACTGTTCCAGGCCGTGGAAGGCAAGGGCGGCGCCCTGGCCTCGCTGCAGAGCGGGTTCATCCAGGCGGAGATCGAAAAGGTTTGCAAGGCGAAGGAAACCGCGCTGGCCACCCGCAAGGATGTCCAGGTCGGCGTGAACCAGTACGCCAACATCGGCGAGAAGAAGATCGAAGGGCGCAAGCCCGACTACGCGGCGATCTACAAGTCCCGCGTGGTGGCCGTGACCGAATACCGCACCGCCTACGACGACGTCAAGCACTCGAAGGTGCTGGGCAAGCTTTCCGATCTGATGGGCGTGACCGACGAGAAGTTGGTTTCGGCCGCGATCGAGGCCGTCCAGACCGGTGCCACGTTGGGTGAAATCACCCGCGTGATCCGCGCCAACGATGCCGATCGCCCATCCATCCAGCCCCTCAAGTTGCACCGTCTTTCGGAGCCGTTCGAGAAGCTGCGCGATGCGGCCGACAAGCACCTGACAAAAACCGGCTGGCGTCCGCGCGTGTTCCTGGCGACCATGGGGCCGGTGTCCCAGCACAAGGGACGCGGCGACTTCTCCCGCGGCTTCTTCGAGGTCGGCGGATTCGAGGTCGTGTACCCGAACGGATTCGAATCGGTCCAGGAAATGGTCCAGGCCGCCGTGGATTCCGGCTCGAAAGTCGTCACCATCTGCAGCACCGACGACACCTATCCGGAACTCGTCCCGCAGATCGTGCCGGCCCTCAAGGCGGCGATCCCCGGTGTGACCGTGGTGCTGGCCGGCTATCCCGCCGACCAGATCGAAGCCCACAAGGCTTCGGGAATCGACGAATTCATCCATGTCCGCGCCAACCTCCTCCAAGTTTTGGGCGGCCTTCAGAAGAAGATCGGAGTGCAGGGATGA